In Trichomycterus rosablanca isolate fTriRos1 chromosome 20, fTriRos1.hap1, whole genome shotgun sequence, one DNA window encodes the following:
- the LOC134334149 gene encoding claudin-8-like — translation MAGQALELAALGLTVLGLIGAAASTGMPMWRVTAFIGENIIVMETRYEGLWMNCFRQANIRMQCKVYDSLLALTPDLQAARGLMCASVALAVIGLLVAIVGMRCTACIQGNDRAKRLMLAAAGSVIIMSSLCCIIPVSWTGHVIIRDFYNPLLLDAQRRELGEALYIGWVSAVLLLAGGSIFACCTGSGEKRPDQPRYVYDKSVPYVAYQPQPMVFQPRPAGAYSYGSREPSFLQPSSPPSIIQTSRQQSFVRPSRQQSVRSGVAYL, via the coding sequence ATGGCAGGCCAGGCGCTGGAGCTTGCAGCACTGGGCCTGACGGTGTTGGGCCTGATAGGAGCAGCCGCCAGCACCGGGATGCCCATGTGGCGCGTGACCGCCTTCATCGGTGAGAACATCATCGTTATGGAGACGCGGTACGAGGGTCTGTGGATGAACTGTTTCCGCCAGGCTAACATCCGCATGCAGTGTAAGGTTTACGACTCGCTGCTGGCGCTCACGCCCGACCTCCAGGCTGCCCGCGGCCTCATGTGTGCCTCCGTGGCGCTGGCCGTCATCGGCCTGCTGGTCGCCATCGTGGGCATGAGATGCACCGCGTGCATCCAAGGAAACGACCGCGCCAAGCGTCTTATGCTCGCCGCAGCCGGGTCGGTCATCATCATGAGCAGCTTGTGCTGCATCATTCCCGTCTCCTGGACCGGTCACGTGATCATCCGTGACTTCTACAACCCGCTCCTGCTGGACGCTCAGCGGCGGGAGCTGGGCGAGGCGCTCTACATCGGCTGGGTTTCCGCCGTCTTGCTCCTGGCTGGCGGATCCATTTTCGCATGTTGCACCGGATCCGGCGAGAAGCGACCCGACCAGCCTCGCTACGTTTACGACAAGAGCGTGCCGTACGTGGCGTACCAACCTCAACCGATGGTGTTTCAACCCAGACCCGCGGGCGCCTACAGCTACGGCTCCAGAGAGCCCTCGTTCCTCCAGCCGTCGTCTCCGCCATCCATCATCCAGACGTCCAGGCAGCAGAGCTTCGTCCGTCCGTCCCGGCAGCAGTCGGTCCGCAGCGGTGTGGCGTATCTGTAA
- the cldn8.2 gene encoding claudin-8 — MSYTAGSYPAKSLVGKSYADHSYADSPYTGYDEAAKMAHEQYLKKEKRKDRDAMHCEVVALVIGFVGLIGVAAVTGLPMWKVTAFIQENIIVMETRWEGLWMNCYRQANIRMQCKVYDSLLYLPAELQAARGLMCSAVALTTIGFIVSAVGMRCTRLVDTRPRIKHIVLVCGGCLFLGGCFATIIPVSWTAHVIIQDFYNPLLLDAQRRELGEALYIGWVTSALLFIAGVILLCRHAPRTQDTEEVGSSMYNGQYVPYDYYKQQYSYQPAYNYQPAYGYPPSITYGQSRL; from the coding sequence ATGTCTTACACGGCTGGATCGTACCCAGCCAAATCCCTGGTGGGGAAGTCGTACGCCGACCACTCGTACGCCGACAGCCCCTACACCGGCTACGACGAGGCGGCCAAGATGGCGCACGAACAGTACCTGAAGAAGGAGAAGAGGAAAGATAGGGACGCGATGCACTGCGAGGTCGTGGCTCTGGTCATCGGATTCGTGGGTCTGATCGGCGTGGCCGCAGTAACCGGCCTCCCCATGTGGAAGGTGACGGCGTTCATCCAGGAGAACATCATCGTGATGGAGACGCGCTGGGAGGGTCTGTGGATGAACTGCTACCGCCAAGCTAACATCCGCATGCAGTGTAAAGTCTACGACTCGCTGTTATACCTGCCCGCCGAGCTCCAGGCCGCCCGGGGCCTCATGTGCTCCGCCGTGGCGCTCACCACCATCGGCTTCATCGTCTCTGCTGTGGGCATGAGGTGCACCCGGCTGGTGGACACGCGCCCGCGGATCAAGCACATCGTCCTGGTCTGCGGGGGCTGCCTGTTTTTGGGAGGCTGCTTTGCCACCATCATTCCCGTCTCCTGGACGGCTCACGTCATCATTCAGGACTTTTACAACCCGCTGCTGCTGGACGCTCAGCGCCGGGAGCTGGGCGAGGCGCTCTACATCGGCTGGGTCACTTCCGCTCTGCTCTTCATCGCCGGGGTCATCCTGCTGTGCCGGCACGCACCTCGAACCCAGGACACGGAGGAGGTGGGGAGCTCGATGTATAACGGCCAGTACGTTCCTTATGATTACTACAAACAGCAGTACTCTTACCAACCCGCCTACAACTACCAACCAGCGTACGGCTACCCACCGTCCATCACGTACGGACAGTCCAGGCTGTAA